A stretch of Falco rusticolus isolate bFalRus1 chromosome 2, bFalRus1.pri, whole genome shotgun sequence DNA encodes these proteins:
- the MPC2 gene encoding mitochondrial pyruvate carrier 2 isoform X1 codes for MAAAVAGLRASYHRLLDRIELKLPPRFRPFYNHPAGPKTVFFWAPVMKWGLVCAGMADMTRPAEKLSTAQSAVLMATGLIWSRYSLVIIPKNWSLFAVNFFVGCAGGSQLFRIWRYNQELKAKQQEQLQQRDA; via the exons ATGGCGGCCGCCGTCGCGGGGCTCCGCGCCTCCTACCACCGCCTGCTCGACCGCATCGAGCTCAAGCTGCCGCCGCGGTTCCGGCCCTTTTACAACCACCCGGCAG gtcccaaaacagtgtttttctgGGCACCTGTTATGAAATGG GGTTTGGTATGTGCTGGAATGGCTGATATGACCAGACCGGCAGAaaagctcagcacagcacagtctGCAGTACTAATGGCCACAG GCCTTATTTGGTCAAGGTACTCTCTAGTTATTATTCCTAAAAACTGGAGTCTGTTTGCTGTGAACTTTTTTgttggctgtgctggtggctctCAACTCTTCCGAATATGGAG GTATAACCAGGagctaaaagcaaaacaacaagagcagctgcagcaaagagATGCTTAA
- the MPC2 gene encoding mitochondrial pyruvate carrier 2 isoform X2, translating to MCFEEIGTSVLTVTQCGPKTVFFWAPVMKWGLVCAGMADMTRPAEKLSTAQSAVLMATGLIWSRYSLVIIPKNWSLFAVNFFVGCAGGSQLFRIWRYNQELKAKQQEQLQQRDA from the exons ATGTGTTTTGAAGAAATCGGAACCAGTGTCCTGACTGTCACCCAGTGCG gtcccaaaacagtgtttttctgGGCACCTGTTATGAAATGG GGTTTGGTATGTGCTGGAATGGCTGATATGACCAGACCGGCAGAaaagctcagcacagcacagtctGCAGTACTAATGGCCACAG GCCTTATTTGGTCAAGGTACTCTCTAGTTATTATTCCTAAAAACTGGAGTCTGTTTGCTGTGAACTTTTTTgttggctgtgctggtggctctCAACTCTTCCGAATATGGAG GTATAACCAGGagctaaaagcaaaacaacaagagcagctgcagcaaagagATGCTTAA